In one window of Gouania willdenowi chromosome 8, fGouWil2.1, whole genome shotgun sequence DNA:
- the klhl11 gene encoding kelch-like protein 11, producing MAAAAPNPEDPARSCSNGSPGAAGALAGDGDAEEAEDFTSSSHCSELSRRQNEQRKQGLFCDVTLAFSSGAATGNVQSCEFSAHRSVLAAATDYFTPLLGGQFSESLSGRVEMKEWSSELGPDPETVESVIQYMYTGEIRVSTCNVHEVLELADRFLLVQLKDFCGEFLKKKLSLTNCVAVHSLAHMYTLDQLALRAADMIRRNFHKVIQDEEFYTLPFHLVRDWLSDAEITVDSEEVLFEAVVKWVQKNPEERSRYFEELFRLLRLPQIKPTYLTRVVKNEQLVAANEACLRLVSEAVEGHAIRFENLKSADMESWSSHMTSFQPRFGQNMDVIMVVGGVSEGGDYLSECVGYFIYEDRWVNLPHIHNHLDGHAIAATESHVYVAGSMEPGFAKTVERYNPNRNTWEQVSNLTTRKHSFGLTCIKDILYSIGGHGNFSPGFKDVSVYEPEQDKWHNLESAPKILRDVKAVSVEDRYVYVTARTPVDTDNEDGLKTVTTRYDSESRQWQDVDSLPLIDNYCIFQMAVASTNFYHTASCCPKSYTVRDEVAKQKISIRISEEILESLPPEVTSIEGAAICHFDKDVFIIGGWKNSDDVDKQYRKEAYRYCAERKRWMLLPPMPQPRCRATACHVRIPYRFLYGCQRYPMPQNLARQRDRMQQMQQLHRRTLTLRRQLQSQIEC from the exons ATGGCAGCGGCGGCGCCCAACCCGGAGGACCCAGCCCGGAGCTGCAGCAACGGCTCCCCGGGTGCAGCCGGAGCTTTGGCCGGGGACGGGGACGCGGAAGAGGCCGAAGATTTCACGTCGTCGTCGCACTGCTCGGAGCTGTCGCGGCGGCAGAACGAGCAGAGAAAGCAGGGCTTGTTCTGTGATGTGACGCTGGCCTTCAGCAGCGGAGCGGCCACAGGGAACGTCCAAAGCTGCGAGTTTTCCGCACACCGCTCCGTCCTGGCCGCGGCCACCGACTATTTCACCCCGCTGCTGGGAGGACAGTTCTCGGAGTCGCTGTCCGGGCGGGTGGAGATGAAGGAATGGAGCTCGGAGCTGGGGCCTGACCCAGAGACGGTGGAGAGTGTCATCCAGTACATGTACACCGGGGAGATACGAGTCAGCACCTGCAACGTGCACGAGGTCCTGGAGCTGGCCGACAG gTTCCTTCTGGTTCAGCTCAAAGATTTCTGTGGAGAGTTTCTCAAGAAGAAGCTGAGCCTCACCAACTGTGTGGCCGTGCACAGCCTGGCTCACATGTACACCCTAGACCAGCTGGCGCTGCGTGCTGCCGACATGATCCGACGCAACTTCCACAAAGTTATCCAGGATGAGGAGTTTTACACGCTCCCGTTTCACCTGGTCCGAGATTGGCTGTCCGATGCAGAGATCACAGTTGATTCCGAGGAGGTTCTGTTTGAAGCTGTGGTTAAGTGGGTGCAGAAGAACCCAGAGGAGCGGAGCCGCTACTTTGAGGAGCTGTTCCGTCTGCTTAGACTGCCTCAAATCAAGCCCACATATCTGACCAGGGTTGTTAAAAATGAACAACTCGTGGCAGCCAACGAGGCCTGTCTCCGGCTAGTATCAGAGGCCGTTGAGGGTCATGCTATCCGCTTTGAAAATCTAAAGTCAGCTGATATGGAGTCCTGGTCTTCACACATGACCTCCTTTCAGCCCCGTTTTGGTCAGAATATGGACGTGATCATGGTAGTGGGAGGGGTGTCAGAGGGAGGGGACTACCTGAGTGAGTGCGTGGGCTACTTCATCTACGAGGACCGCTGGGTTAACCTGCCGCACATCCACAACCACCTGGATGGCCACGCCATTGCTGCCACGGAGTCCCACGTCTATGTGGCAGGTTCAATGGAACCAGGCTTCGCTAAGACCGTGGAGCGTTACAATCCCAACCGCAACACCTGGGAGCAGGTGAGCAACTTAACCACACGCAAGCATTCCTTCGGCCTAACCTGCATTAAGGACATCCTGTACAGTATCGGTGGCCACGGCAACTTCAGTCCAGGTTTTAAGGATGTCAGCGTGTATGAGCCCGAGCAGGACAAATGGCACAATCTGGAGTCGGCCCCGAAGATCCTGCGAGATGTGAAGGCGGTGAGCGTCGAGGACCGCTACGTGTACGTGACGGCCCGTACACCAGTGGATACAGACAATGAGGATGGACTAAAGACGGTGACCACTCGCTATGACTCGGAGAGCCGCCAGTGGCAGGATGTCGACTCCTTACCGCTCATTGACAACTACTGCATCTTCCAGATGGCGGTGGCTTCTACTAACTTCTATCACACAGCCTCCTGCTGCCCCAAAAGCTACACAGTTCGCGATGAGGTCGCcaagcaaaaaataagcatcCGCATTTCTGAGGAGATCTTAGAGAGCCTACCACCGGAGGTAACCAGCATCGAGGGCGCCGCAATCTGTCACTTTGACAAGGACGTTTTCATCATCGGAGGCTGGAAGAACAGCGACGACGTAGACAAGCAGTACCGAAAAGAGGCGTATCGTTACTGTGCGGAGAGGAAGCGTTGGATGCTCCTGCCCCCCATGCCTCAACCCCGTTGTCGGGCCACCGCCTGCCACGTCCGCATTCCCTACCGCTTCCTGTACGGCTGCCAGCGGTACCCCATGCCCCAGAACTTGGCCCGCCAGCGTGATCGCATGCAGCAGATGCAGCAGCTCCACAGGCGCACCCTGACTCTGCGCCGACAGCTCCAGTCACAGATCGAGTGTTAA